In one window of Solanum pennellii chromosome 2, SPENNV200 DNA:
- the LOC107010392 gene encoding late embryogenesis abundant protein-like, whose protein sequence is MAHYENQYSAGQALQTDEYGNPVRQTDEYGNPIQQTGGTMGEYGTTGTGYGTQAGHTTGVLGGEQRQHGTLGGMLHRSGSSSSSSSSEDDGHGGRRKKKGIKDKVKEKLPGGHRDDQAHSTATTTTTGYGMEGTHEKKGIMEKIKEKLPGHHGPGHH, encoded by the exons atggcACACTACGAGAACCAATATAGTGCAGGGCAGGCTCTGCAGACGGACGAATACGGCAACCCAGTCCGCCAAACTGACGAATATGGCAACCCAATCCAGCAGACTGGAGGGACCATGGGAGAATATGGAACCACCGGTACCGGCTATGGAACTCAGGCTGGACACACCACTGGCGTACTTGGTGGGGAACAACGCCAGCATGGTACGCTTGGTGGCATGCTTCACCGTTCTGGCAGCTCTAGCTCCAGTAGCTCT TCTGAGGATGATGGACATGGCGgtagaaggaagaagaaagggaTAAAGGACAAGGTGAAGGAGAAATTGCCAGGAGGTCACAGAGATGACCAAGCCCATTCAACTGCAACAACTACAACTACTGGTTATGGCATGGAAGGCACTCATGAGAAGAAGGGAATTATGGAGAAGATTAAGGAGAAGCTTCCAGGCCATCATGGCCCTGGACACCACTAG